One genomic window of Thermithiobacillus plumbiphilus includes the following:
- a CDS encoding BrnA antitoxin family protein produces the protein MKAEYDFSQAKRGAVITQPGKTRITIYLDNDILEAFRTRADEVGRGYQPLINDALRAALSRTSAPVDEATLRKVLREELHATG, from the coding sequence ATGAAAGCGGAATATGATTTCAGCCAGGCCAAGCGCGGCGCGGTCATTACGCAGCCGGGCAAAACCCGGATCACGATCTATCTGGACAATGACATCCTGGAAGCTTTCCGCACCCGCGCGGACGAGGTGGGCCGCGGATATCAGCCCTTGATCAATGACGCCTTACGAGCCGCTTTGTCGCGCACGTCCGCACCCGTGGATGAAGCCACCTTGCGCAAGGTCTTGCGCGAGGAATTGCACGCCACGGGTTAG
- a CDS encoding SNF2-related protein → MTRQLLTTYQSQYYAWQLTRRAASDSIESLASTLVDSQVDLNPHQVEAALFACRNPLSRGVILADEVGLGKTIEAGLVISQRWAERRRKILIIVPANLRKQWHQELQDKFGLQGLILEARNYNTLRKAGHRNPFLNPQGPVICSYQFAKSKAEDIKAIDWDLVVMDEAHRLRNVYKPSNVIARTIKDALAHVHAKVLLTATPLQNSLLELYGLVSMIDDRVFGDVDSFRAQFSLAHREHAFQSLRARIGPVCKRTLRRQVQQYVPYTARRAIVQEFTPSTEERELSGLVADYLRRPDLKALPDSQRQLISLVLWKLLASSTHAIAGALETMARRLQAVLDEMPALPELAEALDEDYEALDETAEEWRENDEQDASSTRHDRQALAREVEELRHFKDLATSIRHNAKGMALLTALGRAFAELDRLGAARKAIIFTESKRTQEYLLSLLVDTPYGDGIVLFNGTNSDARAQVIYKDWLKRHEGSDRITGSKTADIRAALVEHFKERGTVMIATEAGAEGINLQFCSLVINYDLPWNPQRIEQRIGRCHRYGQKFDVVVVNFVDRSNEADARVYELLAQKFQLFEGVFGASDEVLGAIGSGVDFERRIAEIYQNCRDPDEIRASFEQLQLDLSGEINEAMVKTRQILLENFDEEVQEKLRMRAADSLAALNRYERMLMDLTRAELDGFATFGQEGFTLLRKPGPNLQEIELGAYELPRRSGDAHLYRLEHPLAQWVLQQAKSRDLPPAHLTFDYAAYGTQLSTLKAYQGQRGWLKVILLSVAALGTEEQHLVVAACTQDGACLADDDPEKLLRLPAVASSLEADGTVEEAASQSLEADLETRKQRLLREINQRNLGYFEQELEKLDAWADDLKLGLEQEIKDLDAEIKEVRRTAAISVTLEEKLSWQKKQRELEGKRSRLRRELFDRQDEVEAQRNDLISQLEVQLKQQIKEHKVFDAGWALV, encoded by the coding sequence ATGACGCGGCAGCTCCTCACCACATATCAAAGCCAGTATTACGCATGGCAGCTCACGCGCCGCGCGGCCAGTGATTCCATTGAGTCCCTGGCCTCCACCCTGGTGGACTCCCAGGTGGATCTCAATCCGCATCAGGTTGAGGCTGCCCTGTTTGCCTGCCGGAACCCGCTTTCGCGTGGCGTCATCCTGGCTGATGAGGTGGGGCTCGGCAAAACCATCGAAGCCGGCCTGGTCATTTCCCAACGCTGGGCCGAACGCCGGCGCAAGATCCTCATCATCGTCCCGGCCAACCTGCGCAAGCAGTGGCACCAGGAACTCCAAGACAAGTTTGGCCTGCAGGGCCTGATTCTCGAAGCCCGCAACTACAACACCCTTCGCAAGGCCGGGCACCGCAATCCTTTTCTGAACCCGCAGGGCCCGGTAATCTGCTCTTATCAGTTCGCCAAGTCCAAGGCCGAAGACATCAAGGCCATCGACTGGGATCTGGTCGTCATGGACGAAGCGCATCGCCTGCGCAATGTCTACAAACCCAGCAATGTCATTGCCCGGACGATCAAGGATGCGCTGGCGCACGTGCATGCCAAGGTGCTGCTGACTGCCACCCCTCTGCAAAACTCTCTGCTGGAACTCTATGGCCTCGTCAGCATGATCGACGATCGGGTCTTTGGCGATGTGGACAGCTTCCGCGCCCAGTTCAGCCTGGCCCACAGAGAGCATGCGTTTCAAAGCCTGCGCGCCCGTATTGGCCCGGTTTGCAAGCGCACCCTGCGCCGCCAGGTGCAGCAATATGTGCCCTATACGGCTCGCCGCGCCATCGTCCAGGAATTTACCCCCAGCACTGAAGAAAGGGAACTGTCCGGCCTAGTGGCGGATTATCTTCGCCGTCCAGATCTCAAGGCGCTACCCGATAGCCAGCGCCAACTCATCTCGCTCGTGCTCTGGAAGCTGCTTGCCTCATCCACCCACGCCATTGCCGGCGCGCTGGAGACCATGGCCCGGCGTCTGCAGGCCGTGCTCGATGAAATGCCGGCGCTGCCGGAGCTTGCTGAAGCGCTGGACGAGGACTATGAAGCCCTCGATGAAACGGCCGAAGAGTGGCGAGAAAACGATGAGCAGGATGCATCATCCACTCGGCATGATCGCCAAGCCCTCGCGCGGGAAGTGGAAGAATTGCGCCACTTCAAGGACCTTGCCACCAGTATCCGCCACAATGCCAAGGGCATGGCGCTGCTCACTGCACTTGGCCGCGCCTTCGCGGAGCTCGATAGGCTCGGCGCAGCCCGCAAGGCCATTATCTTCACCGAATCCAAACGCACGCAGGAATATCTGCTCTCATTGCTTGTCGATACCCCTTACGGGGACGGCATCGTGCTGTTCAACGGCACCAACAGTGATGCCCGCGCGCAGGTTATCTACAAGGATTGGCTCAAACGCCACGAAGGCAGCGACCGTATCACCGGCTCCAAGACCGCCGACATCCGTGCCGCGCTGGTCGAGCACTTCAAGGAGCGCGGCACGGTCATGATCGCCACCGAGGCCGGCGCCGAGGGCATCAACCTGCAGTTTTGCTCGCTCGTCATCAACTACGACCTGCCCTGGAACCCGCAACGCATCGAACAGCGCATCGGGCGCTGTCACCGCTATGGGCAAAAGTTCGACGTGGTAGTGGTAAACTTCGTCGACCGCAGCAACGAGGCCGATGCGCGTGTCTACGAGTTGCTGGCACAGAAGTTCCAGCTCTTCGAAGGGGTGTTTGGCGCCAGCGACGAGGTGCTGGGGGCGATTGGTTCGGGTGTGGATTTTGAGCGGCGCATTGCCGAGATCTATCAGAACTGTCGCGACCCGGACGAAATCCGCGCCAGCTTCGAGCAGTTGCAGCTTGATCTTTCCGGCGAGATCAACGAAGCGATGGTCAAGACACGCCAGATCCTCCTGGAAAATTTTGACGAAGAGGTACAGGAAAAACTACGCATGCGCGCTGCGGATAGCCTGGCTGCATTGAATCGCTATGAGCGCATGCTGATGGATCTGACCCGCGCCGAACTCGATGGCTTTGCCACCTTCGGTCAGGAAGGCTTTACCCTGCTACGAAAGCCAGGTCCGAACCTGCAAGAGATCGAATTGGGGGCTTACGAACTGCCCCGGCGCAGTGGTGACGCGCACCTCTACCGCCTCGAACACCCCCTGGCCCAATGGGTCCTCCAGCAAGCCAAAAGCCGCGACTTGCCCCCTGCGCACCTGACTTTCGACTATGCTGCCTACGGCACGCAGCTCAGCACACTCAAGGCCTATCAAGGGCAACGTGGCTGGCTCAAGGTCATTCTGCTCAGCGTGGCAGCCCTGGGCACAGAGGAACAGCACCTTGTCGTGGCCGCCTGCACGCAGGATGGGGCATGTCTTGCGGACGACGACCCCGAGAAATTGCTGCGCTTGCCTGCCGTGGCATCAAGCCTGGAAGCAGATGGTACCGTTGAAGAAGCTGCCTCGCAGTCACTTGAAGCGGATCTCGAAACCCGCAAGCAGCGGCTCCTGCGCGAGATCAACCAGCGCAATCTTGGCTACTTCGAGCAGGAATTAGAAAAGCTCGATGCCTGGGCGGATGACCTGAAACTGGGGCTGGAGCAGGAAATCAAGGATCTTGATGCCGAGATCAAGGAAGTGCGCCGCACTGCCGCGATATCGGTGACGCTGGAAGAGAAGTTATCGTGGCAGAAAAAACAACGCGAGCTGGAAGGCAAGCGCAGCAGATTGCGGCGGGAGTTGTTTGATCGGCAGGATGAGGTTGAGGCGCAGCGCAACGACCTCATCAGTCAGTTGGAGGTGCAACTGAAGCAGCAAATTAAAGAGCATAAAGTTTTCGACGCGGGCTGGGCGCTAGTGTAA
- a CDS encoding BrnT family toxin, whose translation MLVTWDPRKAENNLRKHGIRFADAEVVLFDPLALTREDANAEGEQRHVTLGLDALGRVLVVVYTYRGEHIRIISARKATTKEARTYESGI comes from the coding sequence ATGTTAGTGACTTGGGACCCTAGGAAGGCTGAAAACAATCTGCGCAAGCATGGCATTCGGTTTGCCGATGCGGAGGTGGTACTTTTTGATCCCCTTGCACTGACGCGTGAGGACGCGAATGCCGAGGGAGAGCAGCGGCATGTGACCCTGGGATTGGATGCCCTGGGGCGGGTTCTGGTCGTAGTCTATACCTATCGCGGCGAGCACATCAGGATCATTTCCGCTCGCAAGGCGACAACGAAAGAGGCACGCACCTATGAAAGCGGAATATGA
- a CDS encoding AAA family ATPase produces MLERINEIQGVGLLHDASGKQWKCNKATFIYADNGRGKSTLATIFRSLSTNDERLLVTRKTIDGINPIKIDLQFGSGHKVKFEDGKWSERRGELLVFDADFVETNVHSGGFVNTDHRKNLLEFALGEAAVAARKGVEDTTNQAGNELENIKNIKVRLSELQQGLTLAEFKGLSFINDVELKIDEVQKKIAGANNVAALTSRPIPQTVVEPRLDLENIFSTLMLSVEDVHENAEQVVKQHVARLSGSGAETWLSQGGYFETGTHCPYCNQDVSTNDLIQAYRTHFNAAYAELKKKVAALETCTIIKSGDSILDGVANNFVLASTTAGAWSDYVQSDPILYDADSASCDLSELREFLHSLVSIKLAAPLVSVGRKQDKEKAEKLLDRFIGCIRSANSSIVSSIKCIESYKTQLNVENVSELRKNLQHLEVTKVRYGPAAIALLEQLSEAEDAYKKAEKDKKEARDCLNGLMMDILKRYQDKINDLLNKFGAKFTIKDMGANFRGHAPRSEYGLELRGKSVALDGSLPHFATALSEGDKRTLAFAFFIASLVDDPDLGKKIVVIDDPMCSLDLNRRQYTRTVLKRLHSKALQLIVLAHDPYFLRDLRDMLRKKDKNVSITLLSLQHTQSNYTNIALHDIEKECESRYLKNHRLLSEFSSGSALDLKLVATSIRPMLEGYLHRRFPGILPKDHMFGQIISLISKSTHLSPLFYAKNLVDELNEINDYAGQFHHDGADTVAITASELKTYVSRALSVVHKGTP; encoded by the coding sequence ATGCTTGAAAGGATAAATGAAATCCAAGGGGTCGGCTTGTTGCATGATGCAAGTGGAAAGCAGTGGAAATGCAATAAAGCGACATTCATATATGCAGATAATGGTCGCGGAAAGTCAACTTTGGCAACAATATTCCGATCACTGTCGACGAATGACGAACGTCTCCTGGTCACTAGGAAGACGATCGACGGAATCAACCCTATTAAGATAGACTTACAATTCGGGAGCGGGCATAAGGTAAAGTTTGAGGATGGGAAATGGTCTGAGAGGAGAGGTGAGTTGCTGGTATTTGATGCTGATTTCGTAGAAACGAATGTGCATTCCGGCGGCTTTGTCAATACAGACCACCGAAAAAATCTACTGGAATTCGCTCTAGGGGAGGCAGCTGTTGCGGCTCGGAAGGGCGTTGAAGATACCACTAACCAAGCTGGCAATGAATTAGAGAATATAAAAAATATAAAGGTACGTCTTTCGGAACTGCAACAAGGACTGACTCTCGCGGAGTTTAAAGGGTTAAGTTTTATCAACGATGTTGAGCTGAAAATTGATGAAGTCCAAAAAAAGATCGCCGGTGCCAATAATGTTGCTGCTTTGACGTCTCGGCCTATCCCACAAACTGTTGTTGAGCCAAGATTAGATCTTGAAAATATATTTTCTACTTTGATGTTGTCTGTAGAAGATGTACATGAAAATGCTGAGCAGGTAGTAAAACAGCATGTAGCTAGGTTGAGTGGAAGTGGGGCAGAAACCTGGCTTAGTCAGGGTGGATATTTTGAAACCGGGACACATTGCCCATACTGCAATCAAGATGTTTCAACTAATGATCTCATTCAAGCATATCGGACACATTTTAATGCTGCCTATGCTGAACTAAAGAAAAAAGTTGCAGCCCTTGAAACATGCACTATCATAAAGAGCGGAGATAGCATTTTGGATGGTGTTGCCAATAACTTCGTATTGGCCTCTACAACAGCAGGCGCTTGGTCTGACTATGTTCAGTCAGATCCAATCTTGTATGATGCCGATTCCGCATCATGTGATTTATCTGAGCTACGGGAGTTTCTGCATAGCTTGGTTAGTATAAAGTTGGCTGCCCCTCTTGTTTCGGTAGGCCGCAAACAAGATAAAGAAAAAGCTGAAAAACTCTTAGATAGATTTATCGGCTGCATTCGATCTGCTAATTCGTCAATAGTCTCTTCAATAAAGTGCATTGAAAGTTACAAGACACAGCTTAATGTTGAAAATGTAAGCGAACTTCGAAAGAACTTGCAACACTTGGAGGTTACAAAGGTGCGGTATGGCCCTGCAGCTATTGCGCTCCTAGAACAGTTATCAGAAGCTGAGGATGCTTACAAGAAGGCAGAAAAGGATAAAAAAGAAGCGAGAGACTGTCTCAATGGTCTAATGATGGATATCCTCAAAAGATATCAGGACAAAATTAATGATCTGCTTAATAAATTCGGCGCAAAGTTTACAATTAAAGATATGGGTGCGAATTTTAGAGGGCATGCACCCCGCAGTGAATACGGTTTAGAGCTTAGAGGGAAGAGCGTGGCTTTGGATGGATCATTGCCACATTTTGCAACGGCTCTTAGCGAAGGTGACAAGAGGACCTTGGCTTTTGCGTTTTTTATTGCTAGCTTGGTTGATGATCCAGATCTAGGAAAGAAAATAGTAGTTATTGATGATCCTATGTGTAGCCTAGATTTGAATCGAAGACAATATACTAGAACTGTTTTGAAGAGACTTCACTCAAAGGCTTTGCAGCTGATAGTCCTTGCGCATGATCCCTACTTCCTCCGCGATCTTCGTGATATGCTTAGGAAGAAAGATAAAAATGTTTCCATTACACTATTGAGTCTCCAACATACCCAAAGCAACTATACAAACATTGCTTTGCATGATATCGAGAAAGAGTGCGAGTCTAGGTATCTGAAAAATCACAGATTGCTAAGTGAGTTTTCTAGTGGGTCTGCCTTGGATTTAAAATTGGTGGCTACTTCAATTCGCCCAATGCTTGAGGGTTACCTGCATCGTAGATTCCCTGGGATTCTCCCTAAAGATCATATGTTTGGGCAAATAATATCACTTATTAGTAAATCCACTCATCTGAGTCCGCTGTTCTATGCAAAGAATCTGGTGGATGAGTTGAATGAAATAAACGACTACGCCGGTCAGTTTCATCATGATGGCGCGGACACGGTAGCTATTACAGCATCCGAATTGAAGACCTATGTGAGTCGCGCATTGTCTGTTGTTCACAAGGGCACCCCATGA
- a CDS encoding site-specific DNA-methyltransferase, with amino-acid sequence MTRQKLELTWVGKEKRPKLEPRILLEGPKKSYHAKSRVTENDIFDNRLIFGDNLLALKALEQEFTGKVKCVFIDPPYNTGSAFTHYDDGLEHSIWLRLMRDRLEIIRRLLSEDGSLWITIDDNEAHYLKVLCDEVFGRACFIADIAWKRRDGAPNDRKIGSTYDHVLVYAKTRIGSAKKTLAEEAFNLMERTEKADSQYQLYQEPFGYDERGPFRKVDSTGNAKGGRFVESLIYPVTNPFTGKDVYPRKGRCWVYRKEEMLAMVADRRFFWGKDGKATTPMRKLFKSEAKPGMSAPTIWDDVGLNQHAAREIELLFGEKASFETPKPEGLMKRIIQIATNPGDLVLDSFAGSGTTGAVAHKMGRRWIMVELGEHCHTHIIPRLKKVIDGEDKGGISEAVNWRGGGGFRYFKLAPSLIINDRWGNPVINPEYNPAQLAEALCKLEGFSYAPSETRWWQHGHSSERDFLFVTTQNLSAEALQALSDEVGSEQSLLVCCAAFHGVSAAQASERWPNLTLKKIPKMVLARCEWGHDDYSLNVANLPMAQLEEPEPAARTSKVRKVISGQGGLFGEDDT; translated from the coding sequence ATGACAAGACAGAAACTTGAACTCACCTGGGTCGGGAAGGAGAAGCGGCCCAAGTTGGAGCCGCGCATCCTGCTCGAAGGCCCTAAGAAGTCGTACCACGCTAAGAGTCGAGTGACAGAGAATGACATCTTCGATAACAGGCTGATCTTCGGGGATAACCTGCTGGCGCTCAAGGCCTTGGAGCAGGAATTCACCGGCAAGGTGAAGTGCGTGTTCATCGACCCGCCCTACAATACCGGTAGTGCATTCACTCATTACGACGACGGGCTGGAGCACTCGATCTGGCTGAGGCTGATGCGCGACCGGCTGGAGATCATTCGGCGCTTGCTGTCGGAGGATGGATCGCTGTGGATCACCATCGACGACAACGAGGCGCACTATTTGAAGGTATTGTGCGATGAGGTTTTTGGGCGGGCATGTTTCATCGCTGATATTGCTTGGAAACGTAGAGACGGCGCGCCCAATGACCGCAAAATTGGTTCGACCTACGATCATGTTCTGGTCTACGCGAAAACCCGAATTGGGTCTGCCAAGAAAACTCTCGCCGAGGAAGCATTCAATTTGATGGAGCGAACGGAGAAGGCGGACTCTCAATATCAGCTATACCAAGAACCTTTTGGGTATGATGAGCGAGGACCATTTCGCAAAGTTGATTCGACTGGAAATGCGAAGGGTGGCCGCTTTGTCGAAAGCCTGATTTATCCGGTAACCAATCCATTTACTGGGAAAGACGTGTATCCCCGCAAAGGCAGATGCTGGGTCTATAGAAAGGAGGAAATGCTTGCGATGGTCGCTGATCGCCGTTTCTTCTGGGGAAAAGATGGCAAGGCTACTACTCCCATGCGCAAGCTATTTAAATCAGAGGCGAAGCCGGGAATGTCGGCGCCAACGATATGGGATGACGTCGGACTGAATCAGCATGCGGCGCGTGAAATTGAACTTCTTTTCGGCGAGAAAGCGTCTTTTGAGACTCCAAAGCCTGAGGGCTTGATGAAGCGCATTATTCAGATCGCCACCAACCCCGGCGACCTCGTTCTCGATTCCTTCGCCGGCTCAGGCACCACCGGTGCCGTCGCTCACAAGATGGGCCGCCGCTGGATCATGGTCGAACTGGGCGAGCACTGCCACACCCACATCATTCCACGCCTGAAGAAGGTTATTGACGGCGAGGATAAGGGCGGCATCAGCGAGGCGGTGAACTGGCGGGGCGGCGGTGGTTTTCGCTACTTCAAACTTGCGCCTTCCCTGATCATCAACGACCGCTGGGGCAACCCGGTCATCAACCCGGAGTACAACCCCGCGCAACTTGCCGAAGCGCTGTGCAAGCTGGAAGGCTTCAGCTATGCGCCATCGGAAACGCGCTGGTGGCAGCACGGCCATTCCAGCGAGCGCGATTTTCTGTTCGTCACCACGCAAAACCTGTCCGCCGAAGCTTTGCAGGCATTGTCCGATGAAGTGGGCAGCGAGCAGAGCCTCCTGGTATGTTGTGCTGCATTCCACGGTGTCTCGGCTGCCCAGGCCTCGGAACGCTGGCCGAACCTGACCTTGAAGAAGATCCCTAAGATGGTGCTGGCTCGTTGCGAATGGGGGCATGACGACTACAGCCTCAATGTGGCGAACTTGCCGATGGCCCAGCTTGAAGAGCCGGAGCCTGCTGCCAGGACCTCGAAAGTCCGGAAAGTGATTTCTGGTCAGGGCGGCTTGTTTGGCGAGGATGATACGTGA
- a CDS encoding zeta toxin family protein: MGRQQGLDLRPQCIIQQGLGHDTLLLIAAGLSPFAPEAAAVKAGRLMLKEIDECVAREENFSFETTLAGLAYVRHIEQWRKQGYHIILFFLSLPSAELAIARVAERVKQGGHDIPERTIRRRFAAGLRNFEQHYRVIVDAWVLYDNAGDEPAMVEWGENE; this comes from the coding sequence ATGGGGCGGCAGCAAGGGCTCGATCTTCGACCACAATGCATCATCCAGCAGGGGCTTGGCCATGACACACTCCTCTTAATCGCTGCCGGCCTCTCTCCCTTTGCGCCTGAAGCCGCTGCCGTCAAAGCTGGGCGGCTGATGCTGAAGGAAATCGATGAATGCGTGGCAAGGGAGGAGAATTTTTCCTTTGAAACCACCTTGGCGGGTCTGGCCTATGTACGCCATATCGAGCAATGGCGAAAGCAGGGTTATCATATCATCCTGTTCTTTCTGTCATTGCCATCCGCAGAGCTTGCCATCGCTCGCGTGGCGGAGCGGGTGAAACAGGGCGGGCATGACATTCCAGAGCGGACGATCCGACGTCGCTTTGCCGCGGGCTTACGCAATTTCGAGCAGCATTATCGTGTCATTGTTGATGCCTGGGTGCTGTACGACAATGCCGGGGATGAGCCGGCCATGGTGGAATGGGGAGAAAACGAATGA
- a CDS encoding DUF2442 domain-containing protein, protein MISGRGTGLHWDELDEDISVEHLLMGIGDRTRRGRSAA, encoded by the coding sequence GTGATCAGTGGCCGCGGGACCGGACTACACTGGGATGAACTGGACGAGGACATCAGCGTCGAGCACCTGCTCATGGGGATCGGCGACCGCACCCGCAGGGGACGTTCTGCGGCCTGA
- a CDS encoding DEAD/DEAH box helicase family protein produces the protein MSLRPPQLESLARLVRALGAAPEMLRLDRDVPAILSTLKAEFSTLEDFERDFPSLCFALATGVGKTRLMGAFVSYLHLARGINNFFVLAPNLTIYNKLITDFTPNTPKYVFKGIGEFAINAPRVITGDNYDQQNIGVGELFGEVRINIFNISKINSEVRGGKEPRIKRMREVLGDSYFNHLANLPDLVLLMDESHRYRAQAGMRAINDLKPLFGLELTATPFVESSRGPVPFRNVVMDYPLAQAMADGFVKEPAVVTQRNFDARAHTPQEVEKIKLEDGVRLHETTKVELLTYARENGVKEVKPFMLVIARDTTHAGQLLALLESQAFFESRYQGKVIQVDSSRTGAEEEAMITRLLAVESVDEPTEIVIHVNMLKEGWDVTNLYTIVPLRAANARTLIEQSIGRGLRLPYGKRTGVATVDRLNIVAHDKFQEIIDEANRADSPIRLQQVILDAPSGDDKKVSVQVESGAAARLGLTDMPVMQTGASGAGNGSAAIVVQAPVFTTEAEKQAARVVMDVIGTYELRRDLAPTSSALLKPEVRQEIVAEVAARLKPMQDSLLADTDELAPALDLSDVVAKTTEVLVQQTIDIPRIAVVPTGEVTTGFHPFKLGMLPNFQPGQREILGQELRTNRQFMLSRESGVREQRLEDYIVKKLIDFDDVDYFTQAELLYDLAAQAVEHYQSQSYSESDLHEILDTFGGELARLIHAGMMEHFWEKSTDYEVQVSRGFTELKSCNYTATAGQTAHHFRETVTETSRIKQMLFGGFARCLYPLQKFDSDTERRFAIILERDAVKWFKPAKGQFQIYYKLGTGQPEYIPDFVAETDSGILMVETKARNDTDTQEVQAKAAAAALWCSRASRYTAEVGGKPWKYLLLPHDEISESKRLSDYLRFEAPA, from the coding sequence TTGTCTCTGCGCCCGCCGCAGTTGGAATCCCTCGCACGGCTTGTGCGCGCGCTCGGCGCCGCGCCGGAAATGCTCCGGCTCGATCGGGATGTCCCGGCCATCCTTTCCACGCTGAAAGCTGAATTCAGCACGCTGGAAGATTTCGAGCGCGATTTTCCTTCGCTGTGCTTTGCCCTGGCCACGGGCGTGGGCAAGACGCGCCTGATGGGGGCCTTTGTCTCCTACCTGCACCTGGCGCGTGGCATCAACAATTTTTTCGTGCTGGCGCCGAATCTCACTATTTATAACAAGCTGATCACAGACTTCACGCCCAATACACCTAAATATGTCTTCAAGGGTATTGGCGAGTTCGCCATCAACGCGCCGAGAGTCATCACCGGCGACAATTACGACCAGCAGAACATCGGTGTCGGCGAACTGTTCGGCGAGGTGCGCATCAACATCTTCAACATCTCGAAGATCAACTCCGAGGTGCGCGGTGGCAAGGAGCCACGCATCAAGCGCATGCGCGAGGTGCTGGGCGACAGCTACTTCAACCATTTGGCGAATCTGCCAGACCTGGTCCTGCTGATGGATGAGTCGCACCGCTACCGCGCCCAGGCGGGGATGCGGGCGATCAACGATCTCAAGCCGTTGTTCGGGCTGGAACTCACAGCGACGCCGTTCGTGGAATCGTCTCGTGGGCCCGTGCCGTTCAGGAATGTGGTGATGGATTATCCATTGGCGCAGGCCATGGCGGACGGCTTTGTCAAGGAGCCTGCCGTCGTCACCCAGCGCAACTTCGACGCCAGGGCGCATACGCCGCAGGAGGTCGAGAAGATCAAGCTCGAAGACGGCGTGCGCCTGCATGAAACCACCAAGGTCGAGCTGCTGACCTACGCCCGCGAAAATGGCGTGAAAGAGGTCAAGCCCTTCATGCTGGTGATCGCCCGGGATACCACCCATGCAGGGCAGCTTCTGGCGCTTCTGGAGTCACAGGCCTTTTTTGAGAGTCGCTATCAGGGCAAGGTGATCCAGGTGGATTCGAGCCGCACGGGTGCGGAAGAAGAGGCGATGATCACGCGTCTGCTCGCGGTGGAGAGCGTGGATGAGCCGACCGAGATCGTGATTCACGTCAACATGCTCAAGGAAGGCTGGGATGTGACCAACCTCTACACCATCGTGCCGCTACGCGCCGCCAATGCGCGCACGCTGATCGAGCAAAGCATCGGTCGCGGCCTGCGTCTGCCTTATGGCAAGCGCACCGGCGTGGCGACGGTGGACCGGCTGAATATTGTTGCGCATGATAAGTTTCAGGAAATCATCGATGAAGCGAACCGGGCCGACTCGCCGATTCGCCTCCAGCAGGTGATCCTCGATGCCCCAAGTGGTGACGACAAAAAAGTCAGCGTGCAGGTTGAATCGGGGGCCGCGGCTCGTCTCGGCTTGACGGACATGCCAGTTATGCAGACGGGTGCATCAGGTGCGGGCAACGGGTCGGCTGCCATCGTCGTGCAAGCGCCGGTGTTCACCACCGAGGCGGAGAAGCAGGCGGCGCGTGTGGTCATGGATGTTATCGGCACATACGAGCTCAGGCGCGATCTGGCGCCAACAAGCAGCGCACTGCTGAAACCGGAAGTGCGGCAGGAGATCGTGGCGGAAGTGGCCGCACGGCTGAAACCGATGCAGGATAGCTTACTGGCGGATACGGATGAGTTGGCGCCTGCGCTGGACCTTTCCGACGTGGTGGCCAAGACCACCGAGGTCCTGGTGCAGCAGACCATCGACATCCCGCGCATCGCGGTAGTGCCCACGGGCGAGGTCACGACGGGTTTCCATCCGTTCAAATTGGGCATGCTGCCCAATTTTCAGCCGGGCCAGCGAGAAATTCTTGGTCAGGAGTTGCGTACCAACCGGCAGTTCATGTTGAGCCGGGAAAGTGGCGTGCGGGAGCAGCGGCTGGAAGATTACATCGTCAAAAAACTGATCGATTTTGACGACGTCGATTACTTCACCCAGGCAGAGCTTCTTTATGATCTGGCTGCTCAGGCGGTCGAGCATTACCAGTCCCAGAGCTACTCGGAAAGTGATCTGCATGAAATCCTGGATACCTTCGGCGGGGAGCTGGCCCGCCTGATCCATGCGGGAATGATGGAGCACTTCTGGGAAAAATCCACGGACTATGAGGTGCAAGTCAGTCGCGGCTTTACCGAACTCAAGTCCTGCAACTACACGGCCACTGCGGGCCAGACGGCCCACCACTTCCGGGAGACGGTGACTGAGACGAGCCGCATCAAGCAGATGCTGTTCGGCGGCTTCGCGCGCTGCCTGTATCCGCTGCAGAAGTTCGATTCGGATACCGAGCGACGTTTCGCCATCATCCTGGAGCGGGATGCGGTGAAGTGGTTCAAGCCCGCCAAGGGCCAGTTCCAGATCTACTACAAGCTGGGTACCGGTCAGCCGGAGTACATCCCGGATTTCGTTGCCGAAACGGACTCAGGCATTCTGATGGTGGAGACCAAGGCGCGAAACGACACCGATACCCAGGAAGTGCAGGCGAAGGCGGCTGCCGCAGCTCTCTGGTGTAGCCGGGCATCCAGGTATACGGCAGAGGTCGGTGGCAAGCCCTGGAAGTATCTGTTGCTGCCGCATGATGAGATCAGCGAGTCGAAGCGCTTGTCCGACTATTTGCGCTTCGAGGCGCCAGCCTAG